A single region of the Salvelinus sp. IW2-2015 linkage group LG20, ASM291031v2, whole genome shotgun sequence genome encodes:
- the LOC111981835 gene encoding cytochrome c oxidase subunit NDUFA4, which translates to MLSTVSRQLKSHPALVPLFIFIGGGTVMSGAYLLRLAMGPHVSWNRNGNPEPWNKTEPTQQHKFYSVNMDYSKLKKEGPDF; encoded by the exons ATGCTGAGCACAGTTAGCCGGCAACTTAAAAGCCACCCAGCA CTGGTCCCCCTTTTCATCTTCATCGGTGGTGGGACGGTTATGTCTGGAGCGTATCTCTTGCGCCTGGCAATGGGACCCCATGTCAG TTGGAATCGCAATGGCAACCCCGAGCCATGGAACAAGACGGAACCCACACAGCAGCACAAG TTTTACTCAGTGAACATGGACTACAGCAAGCTGAAGAAAGAGGGTCCTGACTTCTAA